One Lepus europaeus isolate LE1 chromosome X, mLepTim1.pri, whole genome shotgun sequence genomic window carries:
- the LOC133752804 gene encoding UV excision repair protein RAD23 homolog B-like codes for MRLTLQAGPQLTFHIDIDPGQTVRALKEKIEAEQGREAFPVAGQQLLYAGRVLQDDAVLRDCQIPEHHAVTVLVARPKAATTATATARQSQPATTAGPPARAASAGAGAPAREAALLSAPATSPPAKSAPAATKGAPAGAPASHPAAGQSAGPPGAPSPTPDDAIAGPSSGAQPSEQAARALLTRPSSEPMVAEIVSMGYEQEHVLAALRASSNNPHRAVEYLLMGLPGDRASAAEVEPPQAGSSRAGREEAGSEGGGVDSVATEEASTGDGSYVEVTPQELAALERLKALGFPEGLVVEAYFACEKNEEWAANFLLEQDLEED; via the coding sequence GACCCCGGCCAGACGGTGAGGGCCCTCAAGGAGAAAATTGAAGCCGAGCAGGGCAGAGAGGCCTTTCCGGTAGCGGGGCAGCAGCTCCTGTATGCGGGCCGCGTCCTGCAGGATGACGCTGTGCTCAGAGACTGTCAGATCCCCGAGCACCACGCTGTGACGGTCCTGGTGGCCAGACCCAAGGCGGcgaccacagccacagccacagctcggCAGTCCCAGCCTGCCACCACGGCCGGGCCCCCTGCCCGCGCAGCATCggctggtgctggggccccaGCGCGCGAAGCTGCCTTGCTCTCCGCGCCCGCCACATCCCCGCCAGCCAAGTCCGCGCCTGCCGCTACCAAGGGTGCACCAGCTGGTGCACCTGCCTCACATCCAGCTGCAGGGCAGTCGGCAGGCCCGCCAGGGGCTCCAAGCCCTACACCAGATGATGCCATCGCGGGACCCTCCTCTGGGGCCCAGCCGTCTGAGCAGGCAGCAAGGGCGCTGCTGACACGTCCGTCTTCTGAGCCAATGGTAGCCGAGATCGTGTCCATGGGCTACGAACAGGAGCACGTCCTTGCAGCCCTGAGAGCCAGTTCCAACAACCCTCACAGAGCCGTGGAGTATCTTTTAATGGGACTCCCCGGAGACAGGGCAAGTGCGGCCGAGGTCGAGCCCCCTCAAGCCGGTAGCAGCCGAGCTGGTCGTGAAGAAGCTGGCAGTGAAGGAGGAGGAGTGGACAGCGTGGCAACCGAAGAAGCATCAACAGGAGATGGCAGCTATGTTGAAGTAACACCCCAGGAATTGGCAGCTCTAGAGAGGTTAAAGGCTTTGGGCTTTCCTGAAGGGCTTGTGGTTGAAGCATATTTTGCTTGTGAGAAGAATGAGGAGTGGGCTGCCAATTTTCTCCTGGAGCAGGACTTGGAGGAGGACTGA